The proteins below are encoded in one region of Patescibacteria group bacterium:
- a CDS encoding cupin domain-containing protein, translating into MKGFSVNIEQATLENTNFRKVLYTAKHSQLVLMTLQPKEEIGMEVHPDNDQFFRFEKGTGKAIIDGNEYPISNGTVVIVPAGAQHNIINLSETETLNLYTLYCPPHHQDGVLRATKAEAVASAPEFDGKTSE; encoded by the coding sequence ATGAAAGGTTTTTCCGTCAACATTGAACAGGCCACTTTGGAAAACACCAATTTCCGCAAGGTGTTGTATACCGCCAAACATTCTCAGTTGGTCTTAATGACTCTCCAGCCCAAAGAAGAAATTGGGATGGAAGTGCATCCGGATAATGACCAGTTTTTCCGCTTTGAAAAAGGCACCGGTAAGGCAATCATTGACGGCAATGAGTATCCGATTAGTAATGGCACAGTCGTGATTGTCCCGGCCGGAGCGCAGCATAATATTATTAATCTCTCGGAAACGGAAACCTTAAATCTTTACACCCTGTATTGCCCTCCACATCATCAGGACGGCGTTTTGCGGGCCACAAAAGCGGAAGCGGTGGCCTCGGCCCCGGAATTTGACGGCAAAACTTCCGAATAA
- a CDS encoding class I SAM-dependent methyltransferase — protein sequence MEKTKCPVCEGNRWEKYLVGKGFVLERCQKCGLIKTVTKKKNRIYESRKEALSQFGEDRSKHEKYAKELLDYLPISKGSLLDIGAGTGFLVKEANKRGFKAEGVEPAKVFVAVGAKKLGVKIQATSLEKFKARKKYDAIILKHVIEHVPDLNTFLGKCQKLLKPGGIILISCPNIRSLMYFIFRQRWYGLQPSQHLWQFSPATLHQLLENNVFNNVNISVINMDYQVPGIKGAVFALLLIKAKVTGLGDQLVAVAKK from the coding sequence ATGGAAAAAACGAAATGTCCGGTTTGTGAAGGTAATCGCTGGGAGAAATATCTGGTGGGGAAAGGATTTGTTTTAGAAAGGTGTCAAAAGTGTGGGTTGATAAAAACGGTCACCAAGAAAAAGAACCGGATATACGAGAGCAGAAAAGAGGCGTTGAGCCAGTTTGGCGAAGACAGGAGTAAACACGAGAAATATGCCAAAGAACTACTCGACTACTTACCTATTAGTAAAGGCAGTCTTCTGGATATCGGGGCGGGGACGGGGTTTTTAGTCAAAGAAGCCAACAAAAGAGGCTTTAAAGCGGAAGGCGTTGAACCGGCTAAAGTATTTGTGGCAGTAGGTGCTAAAAAATTGGGTGTAAAAATTCAGGCAACTTCTTTGGAAAAATTTAAGGCCAGAAAAAAATATGACGCGATTATCTTAAAACATGTCATTGAACATGTGCCGGATTTGAATACTTTTCTGGGTAAATGCCAAAAGCTCTTAAAACCCGGCGGCATAATTTTAATTTCCTGTCCGAATATCCGGTCCCTCATGTATTTTATTTTTCGACAGCGATGGTATGGTTTACAGCCCAGCCAACACCTCTGGCAATTTTCTCCCGCCACTTTGCATCAATTATTAGAGAATAACGTTTTTAATAACGTTAATATCTCGGTAATAAACATGGACTATCAGGTCCCAGGAATAAAAGGCGCAGTGTTTGCTCTCTTACTAATCAAGGCTAAAGTAACGGGCCTGGGAGACCAACTGGTGGCGGTGGCTAAAAAATAG
- a CDS encoding VOC family protein, protein MPVQLAPGINHLEIWVSDFKRSQEFYNRIFALTGWKEIREGGWSNGQTEIYLREESSTSRVLSLGVHHLCLQATSREVVDEVCRWLISQHHRVFAGPISMENYSAGYYTCDFYDPDGMILEVAYTPNMVV, encoded by the coding sequence ATGCCAGTCCAATTAGCGCCGGGAATAAACCATCTGGAAATCTGGGTCTCCGATTTTAAAAGGTCACAGGAGTTTTATAACAGAATTTTTGCCCTGACAGGCTGGAAAGAAATCCGGGAAGGCGGCTGGTCCAACGGCCAAACGGAGATTTATCTTCGCGAAGAATCGTCAACCTCGCGGGTCCTGTCGCTGGGCGTGCACCATCTTTGTTTGCAGGCTACTAGCCGGGAGGTCGTGGATGAGGTTTGCCGCTGGCTGATTTCTCAACATCACCGGGTTTTTGCCGGGCCGATTTCCATGGAAAATTATTCTGCCGGTTACTACACTTGTGATTTTTATGACCCCGACGGGATGATTTTGGAGGTGGCCTACACGCCCAACATGGTAGTCTGA
- a CDS encoding class F sortase: MAAIKNWGLLLLAAYLLFSLHPNGILASDTKEVLALRPKPTPAVISPVNTSNSDNRLIIPAIGLDTKIVPTGLGPDGLQVVPDKIPGWYALDSKPGERGNAVLVGHTPGIFSKIINLKPGDKIYADGATYEVTKNVLYTVSNFPTSDIYGPSNDFNLIMITCTGISGRTVVFSNRILTPR; the protein is encoded by the coding sequence TTGGCTGCTATCAAAAATTGGGGGCTGCTCTTGCTTGCGGCTTATCTGCTGTTTTCGCTTCATCCAAACGGCATCCTGGCTTCCGACACTAAAGAAGTATTGGCTCTCCGGCCAAAACCCACCCCGGCCGTTATCTCTCCGGTTAACACTAGTAACAGTGACAATCGCCTGATTATTCCGGCCATCGGTCTGGATACGAAAATTGTTCCCACCGGTTTAGGACCAGACGGTTTACAAGTCGTGCCGGACAAAATTCCCGGCTGGTACGCTTTGGATTCCAAACCAGGGGAGAGAGGTAACGCCGTTCTGGTCGGCCATACCCCCGGCATCTTCTCCAAAATTATCAATTTAAAACCCGGCGATAAGATTTATGCTGACGGAGCAACTTACGAAGTGACTAAAAATGTTTTATATACTGTCAGTAACTTCCCCACTTCAGACATTTATGGTCCCTCGAATGACTTTAATTTAATTATGATTACCTGCACCGGAATTTCCGGCCGAACGGTCGTTTTCTCTAACAGGATCCTTACCCCCCGTTAA
- a CDS encoding class F sortase: MKRAIVTLIAIALGALAAVFVVRPRLPPIPAFINSQAKTPVADPARLVISKIGVNAAIEPVGLDKNGNMGVPTNIYNAGWYALGPKPGQIGQAVIDGHLNTPELQPNIFWNLKKLQPGDIVTILDTSGQQYNFIVQKVVSENTVDFPIQKIFGPASRPQLNLITCDGVWSNQKGTYSQRVVVYTDLGR; encoded by the coding sequence ATGAAAAGGGCGATAGTTACTTTGATCGCTATTGCCCTGGGCGCTCTAGCCGCAGTATTTGTTGTCAGGCCGAGGTTGCCTCCGATTCCGGCATTCATTAATAGTCAGGCAAAAACCCCAGTGGCCGATCCGGCCCGGTTGGTTATTTCCAAAATCGGGGTAAACGCAGCCATCGAACCGGTCGGCTTAGACAAAAACGGTAATATGGGCGTTCCGACAAATATTTATAACGCCGGCTGGTATGCCTTAGGTCCTAAACCCGGGCAGATCGGTCAGGCAGTCATCGACGGCCACCTGAACACTCCGGAGTTGCAACCAAACATTTTTTGGAATCTGAAAAAGCTGCAACCGGGGGATATTGTCACTATCTTGGATACCTCAGGGCAACAATACAATTTTATTGTTCAGAAAGTGGTCAGCGAAAATACAGTCGACTTTCCGATCCAAAAAATTTTCGGCCCGGCTAGCCGGCCGCAGTTAAATCTGATTACCTGCGACGGGGTCTGGAGCAACCAGAAGGGAACATACTCTCAAAGAGTGGTCGTTTATACTGATTTGGGGCGGTAA
- a CDS encoding methyltransferase domain-containing protein translates to MTPTFPDLSSQKYDIPFVPSLEEKVRIMVELAGPLQGKKTIDLGAGDGRVVIAFAQNGAEATGVEISPERVALARRNIANTRLNNKANILAQSFWETDLSEADVITLYGITSIMEKLEKKIESEAKPGTLIISNVFVFPHWLPVLQREGVYVYRPKSV, encoded by the coding sequence ATGACTCCTACTTTTCCTGACCTTAGTTCTCAAAAATATGACATTCCGTTTGTTCCCAGCCTGGAAGAAAAAGTACGAATAATGGTAGAGCTGGCCGGGCCGCTTCAGGGTAAAAAAACTATCGATTTGGGGGCTGGCGATGGGCGGGTGGTGATCGCCTTTGCCCAAAACGGGGCTGAAGCGACGGGAGTAGAAATCAGTCCGGAGCGGGTAGCGCTGGCCCGGCGAAATATTGCCAATACCAGGCTAAATAATAAGGCTAACATTCTTGCTCAAAGTTTTTGGGAGACGGACTTAAGCGAGGCCGATGTAATTACGCTTTACGGCATTACTTCTATCATGGAAAAACTGGAGAAAAAAATTGAGAGCGAAGCTAAACCGGGAACGCTAATTATTTCCAATGTCTTCGTGTTTCCCCACTGGCTCCCGGTTTTGCAGCGGGAAGGGGTTTATGTTTACCGCCCCAAATCAGTATAA
- the msrA gene encoding peptide-methionine (S)-S-oxide reductase MsrA has translation MEETATLAGGCFWCTEAIFKRLKGVTSVIPGYTGGVLDDPSYEEVLRSGTGHVEAVQVKFDPRVLSFQKLLEVFFALHDPTTMNKQGYDEGTQYRSAIFYRNDKQKKIAEEMLKPGYVTEIRPLTRFYPAEEYHRNFYENNPDYPYCRVIIDPKIQKLIQDFPGDLKT, from the coding sequence ATGGAAGAAACGGCGACCTTGGCAGGCGGGTGTTTTTGGTGTACCGAAGCAATTTTTAAACGGCTAAAAGGAGTCACCTCTGTTATTCCCGGCTATACCGGCGGAGTTTTGGACGACCCCTCCTACGAAGAAGTATTAAGGAGCGGCACCGGCCACGTCGAAGCGGTTCAGGTTAAATTTGATCCCAGGGTTCTTTCTTTCCAAAAACTCCTGGAAGTGTTTTTTGCCCTGCATGATCCTACTACTATGAATAAACAGGGTTATGACGAAGGAACCCAGTACCGCTCGGCCATTTTTTATCGTAACGATAAGCAGAAAAAAATTGCGGAAGAAATGTTAAAGCCGGGATACGTGACGGAAATCAGACCCTTGACCAGGTTTTATCCGGCGGAAGAGTATCACCGGAACTTTTATGAAAACAATCCGGACTATCCCTACTGTCGGGTCATTATTGATCCGAAAATTCAAAAACTGATTCAGGATTTTCCGGGGGATTTAAAAACCTAA
- a CDS encoding response regulator transcription factor, protein MRVLVVEDEHKIASSIKKGLEQESFAVDLAFDGNTGYDLAASEDYDIILLDLLLPEMSGMEICKRLRGGGIHTPILILTAKGQLEDKVNGLNAGADDYLTKPFAFEELLARVKALGRRPKNSLGTSLSVEDLTLDTVSYEVMRSGKKIPLSSREYALLEYLIRHHDQTLSKEQIISHIWDYDADVLPNTVEVYIGYLRNKIDKPFPQSPALIHTVRGFGYRLGKAS, encoded by the coding sequence ATGAGAGTTTTGGTCGTGGAAGACGAGCACAAGATTGCTTCCTCCATTAAAAAAGGCCTGGAACAGGAGTCTTTTGCTGTGGACTTAGCCTTTGATGGCAATACCGGTTATGATCTGGCCGCCTCGGAAGATTATGACATTATCCTTCTCGATCTGCTTTTGCCGGAAATGTCCGGCATGGAAATTTGTAAAAGGCTTCGGGGCGGAGGAATCCACACCCCCATTCTTATCCTGACAGCCAAAGGCCAACTGGAAGACAAGGTTAACGGCCTCAACGCCGGGGCCGACGATTATCTAACCAAACCTTTTGCTTTTGAAGAACTTTTGGCTCGGGTCAAAGCTCTGGGCCGCCGGCCTAAAAATTCTTTAGGAACCAGCCTTTCTGTTGAAGACTTAACATTGGATACCGTGTCCTACGAAGTCATGCGAAGTGGTAAGAAAATCCCGCTATCCAGTCGGGAATACGCTCTCCTGGAATATCTGATACGACACCATGACCAAACCCTGTCTAAAGAACAAATTATCAGCCATATTTGGGATTACGACGCCGATGTTTTGCCCAATACCGTCGAAGTTTATATTGGTTATTTGCGTAACAAAATTGATAAACCTTTTCCCCAAAGTCCGGCTTTAATTCACACTGTCCGGGGTTTTGGCTACCGGCTGGGCAAGGCTAGCTAA
- a CDS encoding HAMP domain-containing histidine kinase, with product MFHSARLKLTAWYLLIIMLITVSFSVAMYRVSTSELDRIEQTLRSRSERRIILRPGTPTPLYIIDPDILEETRRRLIAVLAIIDLGILVISAGAGYFLAGRTLGPIKEMVDEQNRFITDASHELRTPLTSLKTATEVYLRDKQPKIADTRELIASNLEEINRLQYLSDNLIKLTQYGKTENGITFEPVRLAKIIDEAVSKVAALSKAKKITIDNRTADYRLEGNAASLCELFVILLDNAIKYSPEHSKISLTSKGNNQSVTIEVADQGMGIDPSDLPHIFDRFYRADKSRHITQTAGYGLGLSIAAQIIKKHNGSIQAQSWPGDGSVFFVNLPRTQSSRLI from the coding sequence ATGTTTCATTCCGCCAGATTAAAACTGACCGCCTGGTATCTTCTTATTATCATGCTGATTACCGTGTCGTTTAGCGTGGCCATGTACAGGGTCAGCACCTCAGAACTGGACCGGATCGAACAGACTCTGCGCAGCCGCTCGGAGCGGCGGATTATTTTACGGCCGGGCACGCCGACACCGCTTTATATTATCGATCCGGACATTCTGGAAGAAACCCGCCGGCGACTGATTGCGGTCTTAGCCATTATCGATTTGGGGATTCTGGTAATTTCCGCCGGGGCCGGCTATTTTCTGGCCGGCCGGACGCTGGGCCCGATTAAAGAAATGGTTGACGAACAAAACCGGTTCATTACTGACGCTTCCCACGAACTACGCACTCCCTTAACTTCGCTCAAAACGGCCACGGAAGTTTATCTGCGGGACAAACAGCCTAAGATTGCCGACACCCGGGAACTGATTGCCAGTAATCTCGAAGAGATTAACCGGTTGCAATACCTTTCTGATAACCTGATTAAACTGACCCAGTACGGAAAAACCGAGAATGGCATCACTTTTGAGCCCGTCCGCCTGGCTAAAATTATTGACGAAGCCGTTTCTAAAGTGGCTGCTCTTTCCAAAGCAAAAAAGATTACCATTGATAACCGAACGGCCGATTACCGACTGGAAGGCAACGCGGCCTCTCTTTGCGAATTGTTTGTAATTCTTTTGGATAACGCGATTAAATATAGTCCCGAGCACTCCAAAATTTCCCTGACTTCGAAAGGCAACAACCAGTCCGTTACCATTGAGGTTGCAGATCAAGGTATGGGTATTGACCCTTCCGATTTGCCCCATATCTTTGACCGTTTCTACCGGGCAGACAAATCCCGCCACATTACTCAAACCGCCGGCTACGGTTTGGGCCTGTCGATTGCCGCTCAAATTATCAAAAAACACAACGGCTCAATTCAGGCTCAAAGCTGGCCGGGGGACGGCAGCGTTTTCTTTGTTAACCTTCCCCGCACCCAATCCTCACGGTTAATTTAA
- a CDS encoding HlyD family efflux transporter periplasmic adaptor subunit: protein MKKIINWFRDHKILAAVIVVIVVATGLFVRQKLSAKPQTTTLQTATVERGTLVVSVAESGNMASANRLPVTTQASGQIKQVFVKNGQQVSAGQNILELALDQTGQQRNASAWASYLSAQNNLTTAQNNLYSLQSTMYTDWQKYMDIAQNSTYQNSDGTPNDANRVLTPFTIAQDNWLSAEATYKNQQNVITQNQAALSSAWLNYQGTSAMVTAPTSGIVSDLVLTPGMAITSTTNSSNVPSATTVGSIVTNNAPTATFSLSEIDATKVKEGQKATLTLDALPGTTFTGTVVGINRSGVVSSNVTTYPMVIQFDTSPEAVLPNMSVTANIITQTKDNALLIPTAAVTTQNGQSTVRVKDGNNIQTVPVTLGVSSDTQTEITSGLTEGQTVIVGGGLTTPGNQTSSPFGGGFRIGGGGAFRRGG from the coding sequence ATGAAAAAGATTATTAACTGGTTTAGGGATCACAAAATTTTAGCCGCGGTTATCGTGGTCATTGTTGTCGCTACCGGTCTCTTTGTCCGCCAAAAACTTTCGGCTAAACCCCAAACCACTACCCTCCAGACCGCAACCGTGGAACGCGGCACCCTGGTTGTTTCCGTTGCGGAATCTGGAAACATGGCCTCTGCAAACCGGTTGCCGGTCACCACCCAGGCTTCCGGCCAAATTAAACAGGTCTTCGTCAAAAACGGGCAGCAGGTTTCCGCGGGGCAAAATATTTTGGAATTAGCCCTGGACCAGACCGGTCAGCAAAGAAACGCTTCCGCCTGGGCTTCCTATCTTTCGGCTCAAAATAATCTGACTACCGCCCAAAATAATTTGTATTCTCTGCAATCAACAATGTATACCGACTGGCAAAAATACATGGACATTGCCCAAAACTCCACTTATCAAAATAGTGACGGGACCCCTAATGACGCCAATCGGGTCCTGACTCCCTTTACCATTGCTCAGGATAATTGGCTCTCCGCTGAGGCCACTTACAAAAATCAGCAAAATGTAATTACCCAAAATCAGGCAGCCCTCTCCAGTGCCTGGTTAAATTATCAGGGAACTTCGGCCATGGTTACCGCCCCGACGAGCGGTATCGTCTCGGATTTAGTCTTAACGCCGGGAATGGCAATTACCAGCACCACTAATAGCAGTAATGTGCCTTCGGCCACGACCGTGGGCAGTATTGTGACTAATAATGCCCCTACGGCCACTTTCAGCCTTTCGGAAATTGACGCTACTAAAGTGAAAGAGGGCCAGAAAGCCACCCTGACTTTGGATGCTTTGCCGGGCACGACCTTTACCGGCACGGTGGTGGGTATCAACCGCAGCGGCGTGGTCTCTTCCAATGTGACGACTTATCCGATGGTTATCCAGTTTGACACTTCGCCCGAGGCGGTTCTGCCCAATATGTCTGTCACCGCCAATATCATTACCCAAACTAAAGACAACGCCTTGCTAATTCCTACAGCCGCGGTTACGACTCAAAACGGCCAAAGCACAGTCCGGGTGAAAGACGGTAACAATATTCAGACGGTGCCGGTAACTCTCGGGGTTTCTTCAGACACTCAGACAGAAATCACTTCCGGATTAACTGAAGGGCAAACGGTGATTGTTGGCGGCGGATTAACTACTCCCGGCAACCAAACTTCTTCGCCCTTCGGTGGCGGTTTTAGAATCGGCGGCGGAGGCGCGTTTAGAAGAGGAGGATAA
- a CDS encoding ABC transporter ATP-binding protein: protein MGQPIIQASHLRKVYVNDTVETVALSDISFGVEKGDFVAIMGPSGSGKSTLMHIIGALDKPTSGTYAIDGVEVGKLSENKLSQLRNKKIGFVFQFFNLLPRTTALKNVMLPMVYGGVSSQERVQKATEVLQLVGLGDRMDHTSSQLSGGQMQRVAIARALVMDPAIILADEPTGNISSVQAEEIMQIFEHLHKKGHTIVMITHEPDIAAHAQRIIELKDGKIVSDKRNGHRYGHK from the coding sequence ATGGGGCAACCAATTATCCAGGCTTCTCATCTGCGTAAAGTGTATGTGAATGACACGGTTGAAACCGTGGCTCTTTCCGATATTTCTTTTGGGGTTGAAAAGGGTGACTTTGTGGCCATTATGGGCCCGTCGGGTTCCGGCAAGTCCACTTTAATGCACATTATCGGCGCCTTGGACAAACCTACCAGCGGAACCTACGCAATCGACGGGGTAGAGGTTGGCAAATTATCGGAAAATAAACTCTCCCAGCTGCGCAATAAAAAAATCGGTTTTGTCTTTCAGTTTTTTAATTTGCTTCCCCGGACTACCGCCTTAAAAAATGTCATGCTACCCATGGTCTACGGAGGGGTAAGTTCGCAGGAACGGGTGCAAAAAGCCACTGAAGTGCTTCAGTTGGTAGGTTTAGGCGACCGGATGGACCATACCAGCAGTCAGCTTTCCGGCGGCCAAATGCAGCGGGTGGCTATCGCCCGGGCCCTGGTCATGGATCCGGCCATTATTCTGGCCGATGAACCGACCGGAAACATTAGCAGCGTCCAGGCCGAAGAAATTATGCAAATCTTTGAACATCTGCATAAAAAAGGACATACGATTGTCATGATTACCCATGAACCGGACATAGCCGCCCACGCCCAGAGAATTATTGAGTTAAAAGACGGCAAAATTGTTAGCGATAAACGAAACGGTCACCGGTATGGACATAAGTGA
- a CDS encoding ABC transporter permease: MDISELFYSALEALTLNKLRTALAGLGIVIGIGAVIALISLGEASQLAVQNQIQSLGSNLLTVIPGSQRAGGGVQSGFGGATTLTYDDAKAIATSPQITTVAQVSPELSRRAQVTTGAANTNTSIMGATPAYETVHNLTLQSGSFITSDQVDSLSKVAVIGPTTASNLFGDGTDPVGQNVRINKVAFRIIGETASKGGTGFNNQDDMIIIPLTTAQKLVFGVDYVSDISLQAKNANDMTAAQNEVGYFLLSRHHFNDPSQADFSIFSQADILGAASQITGTFTVLLSGIAAISLLVGGIGIMNIMLVTVIERTREIGLRKALGATSTVIITQFLIEAIFLTFGGGVIGAGLGIGLSFVASKLISLPFTVSLSAILLSFSVSAAIGIIFGWYPAQKAAKLSPIEALRYE; this comes from the coding sequence ATGGACATAAGTGAACTTTTTTACTCAGCTTTAGAAGCGTTAACTTTAAATAAATTGCGTACCGCCCTGGCGGGTCTGGGTATCGTTATTGGCATTGGAGCAGTTATTGCCCTGATTTCTCTTGGTGAAGCCAGCCAGCTTGCGGTTCAAAATCAGATCCAGTCTCTGGGATCAAACCTATTGACAGTTATTCCGGGGTCTCAGCGGGCCGGCGGCGGGGTTCAAAGCGGGTTTGGGGGAGCTACCACCTTAACTTATGACGACGCCAAGGCGATTGCCACTTCACCGCAAATTACGACAGTCGCCCAGGTCTCACCGGAATTATCCCGACGGGCTCAGGTAACCACCGGCGCTGCCAACACCAACACTTCAATCATGGGGGCCACCCCGGCTTACGAAACCGTCCACAATCTTACTCTGCAGTCGGGAAGTTTTATCACTTCTGACCAGGTCGATTCGCTGAGTAAAGTCGCCGTCATCGGCCCTACGACCGCCAGTAATCTCTTTGGTGACGGTACCGACCCGGTTGGCCAGAATGTCCGGATTAATAAGGTCGCTTTCCGGATCATCGGCGAAACCGCCTCAAAAGGAGGCACGGGTTTCAATAATCAGGACGACATGATTATCATTCCCTTAACTACCGCCCAGAAACTGGTTTTCGGCGTCGATTATGTTTCGGATATTTCTCTTCAGGCTAAAAACGCCAATGACATGACCGCCGCCCAAAATGAAGTCGGTTATTTTCTGCTCTCCCGCCATCATTTTAACGATCCGTCCCAGGCGGATTTTTCTATCTTTTCCCAGGCAGATATTCTGGGAGCCGCCAGCCAGATTACCGGCACTTTTACTGTCCTTCTTTCCGGCATCGCCGCCATTTCTCTTCTGGTCGGCGGGATCGGAATTATGAACATCATGCTGGTGACGGTTATTGAACGCACCCGGGAAATCGGCCTTCGCAAGGCCCTGGGAGCTACCAGCACGGTTATTATTACCCAGTTTTTAATCGAAGCCATTTTTCTGACCTTTGGCGGGGGAGTCATCGGTGCCGGTTTGGGAATTGGTCTATCTTTCGTAGCTTCGAAGTTAATCAGCTTGCCTTTTACTGTTTCCCTTTCCGCGATTTTGCTCTCTTTCAGTGTCTCCGCGGCAATTGGTATAATTTTTGGCTGGTACCCGGCCCAAAAAGCCGCCAAGTTGAGCCCGATCGAAGCTCTAAGATATGAATAG
- a CDS encoding ATP-binding cassette domain-containing protein, whose product MNSIIEVTNLVKKFGDFTAVNNISFSVAAGEVFAFLGPNGAGKTTTIKMLTTLLAPTSGKILINGQSPAENQDAVRKSFGIVFQDPSLDDELTAYENLQFHAVLYGVPPAVAKKRIDELLTIVELVDRRNHLVKTFSGGMKRRLEIARGLLHHPKVFFLDEPTQGLDPQTRNRIWQYVLDLNKREGITIFFTTHYMEEADRVAQRIAIIDHGKIINTGTPAQLKKQTQSKTLEEAFLELTGHEIRDEEGTAIERMRMGRRLWHR is encoded by the coding sequence ATGAATAGCATTATTGAGGTTACCAATCTGGTTAAAAAGTTTGGCGATTTTACCGCCGTAAATAATATCTCTTTTAGCGTTGCCGCCGGAGAAGTCTTTGCTTTTTTGGGTCCTAACGGCGCCGGTAAAACCACCACGATTAAAATGCTGACGACTTTATTGGCCCCCACTTCCGGCAAAATTTTAATTAACGGTCAAAGCCCGGCAGAAAACCAGGATGCGGTGCGCAAATCCTTTGGCATTGTCTTTCAGGATCCCAGCCTGGATGACGAGCTGACCGCCTACGAAAATCTGCAGTTCCACGCGGTTTTGTACGGCGTACCGCCGGCGGTGGCTAAAAAAAGAATCGACGAACTCCTCACTATTGTCGAACTGGTCGACCGGCGTAATCACTTAGTTAAAACTTTTTCCGGCGGGATGAAACGAAGACTGGAAATTGCCCGCGGCTTACTTCACCACCCCAAAGTCTTTTTTCTGGATGAACCTACCCAGGGCCTGGACCCGCAAACCCGAAACCGTATCTGGCAATATGTCCTGGATTTAAACAAGCGCGAGGGAATTACTATTTTCTTCACCACTCACTACATGGAAGAGGCTGACCGGGTAGCTCAAAGAATTGCCATTATTGATCACGGCAAGATTATTAACACTGGCACGCCGGCTCAGCTTAAAAAGCAAACCCAAAGCAAAACCCTGGAAGAAGCCTTTTTAGAATTAACCGGGCACGAAATCCGCGACGAAGAGGGAACGGCCATTGAAAGAATGCGCATGGGGAGACGGTTATGGCACCGATAA
- a CDS encoding ABC transporter permease, producing MKAIYILWLRQLKRYLRSRSRIVGSLGQPILFLVALGFGLGPTFARAGEGSYLQFLAPGVIAMSVLFTAIFAGVEVIWDKQFGFLKETLVAPVPRWQIMTGRTLGGATVAALQGLIVFVIALFAGFRFPPLVNLIPAAIVVVLIALLFTGLGTAIASVLDDMQGFQLIMNFLVMPLFFLSGALFPLRGLPEPLSLITILNPLSYGVDGLRGSLTGISAFSFSSDLSVLMVITLIIIAIGSYLFSKIEI from the coding sequence ATGAAAGCAATCTACATCCTTTGGCTTAGACAATTGAAACGGTACTTGCGCTCGCGATCAAGAATCGTGGGGTCTTTAGGCCAGCCAATCCTGTTTTTAGTGGCTTTAGGCTTTGGGCTGGGGCCGACTTTTGCCCGGGCCGGAGAGGGAAGTTACCTTCAGTTTTTAGCCCCGGGGGTCATTGCCATGAGCGTGTTGTTTACGGCAATTTTTGCCGGAGTTGAAGTCATTTGGGATAAGCAGTTTGGCTTTCTTAAAGAAACTCTGGTTGCCCCCGTTCCGCGCTGGCAGATTATGACCGGTCGCACTTTGGGCGGCGCCACCGTTGCGGCCCTCCAAGGTTTAATCGTCTTTGTGATTGCCCTGTTTGCCGGCTTCCGGTTTCCGCCCCTGGTCAATTTGATTCCCGCCGCCATTGTGGTCGTTTTGATTGCTTTACTGTTTACCGGATTGGGAACAGCTATCGCTTCAGTTTTGGACGACATGCAGGGTTTTCAGCTGATTATGAATTTTTTGGTCATGCCGCTTTTCTTTCTTTCCGGCGCCCTGTTTCCGCTGCGGGGGCTGCCCGAGCCATTGTCCTTGATTACTATCTTAAACCCCCTGTCATACGGCGTTGACGGTTTGCGGGGGAGTCTGACCGGAATTTCGGCTTTCAGCTTTTCCTCAGATTTATCTGTTTTAATGGTAATTACTCTGATTATTATTGCTATCGGCAGCTATTTGTTTAGCAAAATCGAGATATGA